The stretch of DNA CGAAGCCACCGAGACCGACACCGCGGCAGCCCCGGCGAGCAGCGACGAGGCCGAGAAGCCGAAGCGCACCCGGACCCGGAGCCGGTCCACCGCGGCCGAGACGAGCAGCATCGCCGCCGAAGCCACCGAGACCGACACCGCGGCAGCCCCGGCGAGCAGCGACGAGGCCGAGAAGCCGAAGCGCACCCGCTCGCGCAGCCGGAAGCCGGAGACCGTCGAGGCGAGCTTCGCCGCGCCGGAGCCGGCCGCCGCCGAGGTCGAGGCCGCCGAGGCCACCGAGACCGCCGAGCCGGCCGCCAAGCCCCGGACCCGCGGCCGCTCGAAGGCGGCCGAGGCCACGGTGCCGGCGCAGGCCACGGGGTCCGACTCGGCCAAGCCGAAGCGCACCCGCCGCGCCCTCGCCGACGCCGAGGGCCTGACCGCCACCGGCGTCGCCGTGACCGGCAACTACAACTCGTAGTCAGCTCAAGCCGACGGCCCGAGACCTCCCAGGAGGCTCGGGCCGTCGGCGTTTCCGCGGTCGGATGTCAAGAAGTCGGCAGCGGCACCGACCTCCGTATGAGAGCACCGGACACCGGTACATGCCAGCGAGGGAGAGTTCGCCATGAGCACAGTGGTCCTGGACGTGTCGATGTCCCTGGACGGCTTCACCGCCGGAGCCGACATCAGCGAGCACGCACCGCTGGGCGTCGGCGGCGAGCAGCTCCATGCCTGGATCTTCGACGACGCGCCGGAGCGCAAGGTGGACCACGACGTCATCGCGGCCTCGAACGCGGCCGTCGGGGCCGCCGTCGTCGGCCGGCGCACCTTCGACCTGGGGCTGCACTTCTGGGGCGGCACGCCGTGGCCCGGCACCCCGACCTTCGTGGTGACCCACGAGCAGCGGGCCGACCTGGTCGGCGACAACGGCGGGGCCTTCGCCTTCGACGGCGTGCAGGGCGCGGTCCGGCGGGCCAAGGAGGCCGCCGGCACCAAGGACGTCATGGTGCTCGGCGCGCACACCGCCGGGTCCCTGGTCGCCGCGGGCCTGCTCGACGAGGTACGCATCCATCTCGTCCCGGTCCTGCTCGGCGCGGGCACGCCGCTGTTCGCCGGCCAGATCGCCGCGCTCGTCCGCGTCGGCGAGCCGTTCGCGGGGACGGTGACGCACCTGCGCTACCGCGTCCTCAAGCCCTGACTTCCCGGCGGTATCCCGGACGCGATCAGCAACGCCCGATCCCGGTCAACTACCCTCATCCCCATGAGCACGCCGCCCTTCGTCGACCTGCCGCCCCACACCGTCGCGGTCCAGCTGCCGACCGCGGGCGGGCCGCTCGCCGCACTGCGCG from Catenulispora sp. GP43 encodes:
- a CDS encoding dihydrofolate reductase family protein, yielding MSTVVLDVSMSLDGFTAGADISEHAPLGVGGEQLHAWIFDDAPERKVDHDVIAASNAAVGAAVVGRRTFDLGLHFWGGTPWPGTPTFVVTHEQRADLVGDNGGAFAFDGVQGAVRRAKEAAGTKDVMVLGAHTAGSLVAAGLLDEVRIHLVPVLLGAGTPLFAGQIAALVRVGEPFAGTVTHLRYRVLKP